In Pungitius pungitius chromosome 2, fPunPun2.1, whole genome shotgun sequence, a single window of DNA contains:
- the depdc4 gene encoding DEP domain-containing protein 4 has protein sequence MAVDLTPRFRRLNSQTRSFRDNIQNGFSGPFGATQLWHNIIRALQLQVEVRRCRRHLRVHADCFTGSDAVDAVLSYLMQNVVFCTSEVSRLKAARLCQALMEAKVFEPVGTKLFRRDKEATFEDSSCSLYRFLEYKALPNSAMKEGNCDTENVEEEHGLKRKKSSRRLHELRTISNPLAVGSSDRRVERLLRTINLRPTWSQALHTAPPAPAFLSKAVVDEIWKQQTLLQLLQIVELPMLDCILTSPSRVQLQTCRAPLSNQDLVISNTCLERELPDALNLPNLDGWLAAATDCLELCPDQLIVVAGEQLGHKVVHAFSAEGRAEQTASQKRLLFDTIAKYYSGQEKAPLLSGRYLDIHGAILRSLGEGKVQEAIKASQLCFRLLETSVRDELRRLLAFMATAARPDACRLQKQMDNRFLVCRAFQRAIVQSHELTRAQSEELVLFLMDHYTELFKTPTSLIEAVRRTLRTLQQGKDPDSIATFTFCQQATPQEYEDQREATTLESLNKLLHHIASSKTLPVKERRRLLKEFEKHHPVVFLQHFSSTF, from the exons ATGGCGGTTGATTTAACTCCTCGTTTCAGAAGGTTGAACAGCCAGACCAGAAGTTTTCGTGATAATATACAAAACG GTTTTTCGGGGCCCTTCGGTGCCACCCAGTTGTGGCACAACATTATCCGGGCCCTGCAGCTCCAGGTGGAGGTGCGCCGCTGTAGAAGGCATCTGCGCGTCCATGCCGACTGCTTCACGGGCTCGGACGCCGTGGACGCCGTCCTCAGTTATTTGATGCAGAATGTGGTGTTTTGCACGAGTGAGGTGTCGCGCCTGAAAGCCGCTCGACTCTGCCAGGCTCTGATGGAGGCCAAGGTGTTCGAACCGGTGGGTACAAAGCTGTTTCGCAGGGACAAGGAAGCGACCTTTGaggacagcagctgcagcctttACCGTTTTTTGGAATACAAAGCATTACCCAATTCTGCCATGAAGGAGGGAAATTGTGACACAGAAAACGTGGAGGAGGAACACGGGCttaagaggaagaagagctcCAG gAGGCTGCATGAGCTGAGGACAATCTCCAATCCGCTAGCCGTCGGATCGTCAGACAGGAGGGTTGAGAGGCTGCTGAGGACCATCAACCTGCGTCCAACCTGGTCTCAGGCTTTACACACCGCCCCCCCTGCTCCTGCCTTTCTTTCCAAAGCTG TGGTGGATGAGATTTGGAAGCAGCAgaccctgctgcagctgctgcaaatTGTGGAGTTGCCTATGCTGGACTGCATCCTGACCTCTCCCTCCAGGGTTCAGCTCCAGACCTGCAGAGCTCCTCTGTCCAACCAGGACCTGGTTATCTCCAACACATGCCTGGAGAGAGAGCTGCCCGACGCCCTCAATCTGCCCAA TTTGGACGGCTGGCTGGCGGCGGCTACGGACTGCTTGGAGCTCTGTCCCGACCAGCTGATCGTCGTCGCTGGGGAACAGCTCGGCCATAAGGTCGTTCATGCCTTTTCAGCGGAGGGCCGGGCGGAGCAGACGGCGAGCCAGAAGAGACTGCTCTTCGACACCATCGCCAAGTACTACAGTGGACAGGAAAAAGCTCCACTCCTCTCAGGACGCTACCTGGACATACATGGTGCAATTCTAAGATCCCTGG GTGAAGGGAAGGTGCAAGAGGCCATCAAAGCATCTCAGTTGTGTTTCCGACTGCTGGAAACGAGCGTGAGAGATGAACTCCGCAGACTTCTGGCCTTCATGGCTACAGCAGCTCGTCCGGATGCTTGCCGTCTTCAGAAACAG ATGGACAACAGGTTCTTGGTCTGCCGGGCTTTTCAGAGAGCGATCGTCCAGAGTCATGAGTTGACTCGAGCCCAGAGCGAGGAGCTGGTGCTCTTCCTCATGGACCATTACACGGAGCTCTTCAAg ACTCCCACATCCCTTATTGAAGCCGTGAGGAGAACACTAAGAACTCTGCAGCAGGGAAAGGACCCTGACTCAATTGCCA CGTTCACCTTCTGCCAGCAGGCGACGCCACAGGAGTACGAGGATCAGCGAGAGGCCACCACGCTGGAGAGCCTCAATAAGCTCCTGCACCACATTGCCTCCAGCAAAACCCTGCCGgtcaaggagaggaggaggctgctcaAGGAGTTCGAAAAGCACCACCCTGTGGTCTTCCTCCAGCATTTCTCCAGCACCTTCTGA